From the genome of Prevotella herbatica, one region includes:
- a CDS encoding TonB-dependent receptor domain-containing protein, whose product MNRFLFFVIFILHTVLSFSQVISGKVEDEHHQAVVMANIFLLSEKDSSFVRGTVSAEDGSFSLQTSPQNCLLKVSAVGYKTVIEEARQGDAGVIVLKENSLMLGCVVVKGDLPRHKLTKEGMKTLVTGSVLEKIGTANEVLQKIPMVTVNSNGEIQVFGKGTPIIYINNRKVMDKSELEHLSSENIQSVEVINRPGAGYDATVGAVIRIKTKKRDQGLGFSFASQNKYDHYFSENQRAEINYQKKGLNIFGMLSAGTGQRRSTIYGDQTNFADTVWNLKSTSKSYHRLSDLQGKVGFGYDVSPHHSFGAYYQYSADKDKEYDHFISDVFSNGTFYDSWNSSGTTQEKKRPGHDANIYYNGTFGDFSMNWNMDYVYSKDNQNQIQRELSQNYTDRSVITHNTSQSRLGAVKAELSYRLSPSGTVSMGEEYTNTHRKNLFDNIEGVFSDNNNKMQEKNSALFLQYSQKWNKIQLNAGMRYEHVSTVYTLNGVRQDDQSRKYDNLFPDLSVSFPIGKAEFSVGYSKKVQRPGYSQLDGNVYYLNRFHYLSGNPMLRPTYIDAVTANVSYSWLFFTASFSHDKDIIVYSSNYDQQDPKIAFVTFENASHLNRLNCYASLSPTVGWWHPTWNVGMNQQWFKYNYCQQIKSFNKPILFFQWYNAFNLPDNCQLRIDGNYQGSGNNQNMKLDDLWNIDASAGKSFFNNRLSIRLAVHDIFNMYKFKPQMYNHNLLILQQNVTDTRYITLTLHYNLNISGKKYKGTGAGNSEKNRL is encoded by the coding sequence ATGAATCGGTTTCTTTTTTTTGTTATATTTATATTGCACACGGTTCTTTCTTTCTCGCAGGTTATCTCCGGAAAGGTAGAGGATGAGCATCATCAAGCCGTCGTCATGGCGAATATCTTTTTACTTTCTGAAAAGGATTCTTCTTTTGTTAGGGGAACGGTTTCTGCCGAGGATGGATCCTTCTCTCTTCAGACCTCTCCGCAAAATTGTTTGCTGAAAGTATCGGCTGTAGGCTATAAGACTGTCATAGAAGAGGCTAGGCAAGGAGATGCCGGGGTGATCGTGTTGAAGGAAAATTCTTTGATGCTTGGCTGTGTAGTAGTGAAAGGAGATTTGCCAAGGCACAAGCTTACGAAGGAGGGGATGAAGACATTGGTGACTGGAAGCGTGTTGGAGAAAATCGGTACGGCTAATGAAGTCCTGCAGAAGATCCCTATGGTGACGGTAAACAGCAATGGGGAAATACAGGTTTTCGGTAAAGGTACTCCCATTATCTATATTAACAACCGTAAGGTTATGGATAAAAGTGAACTAGAGCATTTGAGTTCAGAGAATATCCAGAGCGTGGAGGTAATCAACCGTCCTGGTGCAGGATATGATGCCACAGTGGGTGCTGTCATCAGGATAAAGACAAAGAAAAGGGATCAGGGCCTTGGTTTCAGCTTTGCTTCCCAGAACAAGTATGACCATTATTTCTCTGAAAACCAACGAGCAGAGATCAACTATCAAAAGAAGGGACTGAATATCTTTGGCATGCTGTCAGCGGGTACAGGACAGAGAAGAAGCACAATTTATGGTGATCAGACCAATTTTGCGGATACCGTATGGAATCTGAAAAGCACAAGCAAGTCCTATCACCGGCTATCCGACCTGCAGGGGAAAGTAGGATTCGGGTATGATGTAAGCCCTCATCATTCTTTCGGGGCTTATTATCAATATAGTGCGGATAAAGATAAGGAGTATGATCATTTCATAAGTGATGTCTTCTCTAACGGTACCTTCTATGACTCTTGGAACAGTTCCGGAACGACTCAGGAAAAGAAGCGCCCAGGACATGATGCAAATATATACTATAACGGGACCTTCGGGGATTTCTCGATGAACTGGAATATGGATTATGTATATAGCAAAGACAACCAAAACCAGATACAGAGAGAGTTAAGTCAGAATTACACCGATCGTAGCGTCATCACTCACAATACCAGCCAGAGCCGGTTAGGGGCAGTCAAAGCAGAGTTGTCATACCGTCTTTCACCTTCTGGAACAGTTTCCATGGGGGAAGAATATACGAATACACACCGGAAGAATCTGTTTGATAATATTGAGGGTGTATTTTCAGACAACAATAATAAAATGCAGGAGAAGAACTCCGCTTTATTCCTTCAATATTCTCAGAAATGGAATAAGATACAGCTGAATGCTGGAATGAGATACGAGCATGTCAGCACTGTATATACATTGAATGGAGTGCGTCAGGATGACCAGAGCCGGAAATATGATAATCTGTTTCCGGACTTATCTGTTAGTTTTCCGATAGGAAAAGCCGAATTTTCTGTAGGATACAGCAAAAAAGTGCAGCGTCCGGGATATAGCCAACTGGATGGAAATGTCTATTATCTCAACAGATTCCATTATCTCAGCGGAAATCCAATGCTCCGACCTACCTATATTGATGCCGTTACGGCAAATGTCAGCTATTCCTGGTTGTTTTTTACAGCAAGTTTTTCTCATGACAAGGATATCATCGTCTATTCCTCCAACTATGACCAGCAGGATCCGAAAATAGCTTTTGTCACCTTTGAAAATGCCAGCCACCTGAATAGGCTCAACTGTTATGCCAGCCTATCACCTACAGTAGGATGGTGGCATCCAACATGGAACGTCGGGATGAACCAGCAATGGTTCAAATACAACTATTGCCAGCAGATCAAGTCTTTCAACAAACCGATTCTGTTTTTCCAGTGGTATAATGCCTTTAACCTTCCTGATAATTGCCAGCTGCGTATCGACGGCAACTATCAGGGGAGCGGAAATAATCAGAATATGAAACTAGATGATCTCTGGAATATCGATGCCAGTGCCGGCAAGTCCTTCTTCAATAATCGTCTGAGCATTCGGCTTGCTGTACATGATATCTTCAACATGTACAAGTTTAAGCCCCAGATGTACAATCACAATTTACTGATACTTCAGCAGAATGTTACGGATACCCGTTATATCACTTTAACCTTGCATTATAATTTGAATATTTCTGGTAAAAAGTACAAGGGAACGGGGGCCGGAAACAGTGAAAAGAATAGACTGTAA
- a CDS encoding TonB-dependent receptor domain-containing protein, protein MSCIYQQRIIAQNITGKITDEKLAPIEFVNVVLLNSADSSFVDGVVSDSEGKFSMPAHNGIQKYILSISYVGYKTTTRKIVSADLGNIVLHEEAKALNEVVVRGHRPIIKREIDRLVFNVGNTPYQKGNTIMDLLRMTPLLKVTDNAISIIGKSNVRVMFNGKISYLDNSDIIQYLKSLQSDDVISIEVITTPPAKYEAGGNGGMINIITRNRKDIGLDGNVGVSYTQRSYAGISSNASVNYRSAKSFLSFKVRQSKSQGTVDEAYQILQDRSGQNSVTSRKDTYDNIGGNMTFEHQITPLATIGLVYDFNRGDDNLDIRNKYNYYSNSKLDSLLNTSSTQIGKTISHTLNLYYDLKLDSLGKKLGIAANYMSHTPDKEVNFTTLNEQTNNKYIVREPNNIRYSIYTGEANLELPFKSFKLETGAKYSRVINKSDMQYYNLNDKEYVADIKRCNIFNYREQTLAGYISAYKSLGAYFSVQAGLRYEHTFVKGVTPNNSSQDVKTNYGHIFPTLYFTYKPSELIDIHLNYARRINRPYFRALNPFKWYTNPNNVDQGNPALRPSFVDNIELAYVFKNNLSVTAYFQKENDAYGQSLNISDDKTTYSTYENIYNNRQLGLNVSYSLNPFEWWNISLAGNYIYNKSKIKKADYIPQNGGSFDYKCCNTISFGKDRRFQFFLNYSQNLAYKVGTTYDKSYADCSAGLKYSLMHNNLVINLYANDLFKQDLVKREKFAITNTQIYHNYYDSRYLRLSAVYSWGKTKVKYQKKNVSFNERNRL, encoded by the coding sequence TTGAGTTGTATATATCAACAGAGAATAATAGCACAGAATATAACGGGAAAAATTACAGATGAGAAATTAGCTCCAATTGAATTTGTCAATGTAGTGTTGTTAAATTCGGCGGATTCATCTTTCGTTGATGGTGTGGTCTCAGACAGTGAAGGTAAATTCTCAATGCCGGCTCATAATGGTATACAGAAATATATATTGAGTATATCTTATGTGGGTTATAAAACTACAACACGAAAAATAGTTAGTGCTGATTTAGGGAACATAGTTCTGCATGAAGAAGCAAAAGCACTTAATGAAGTTGTTGTTCGTGGGCATAGACCTATAATTAAAAGAGAGATAGATCGCTTGGTATTCAACGTTGGTAATACGCCTTATCAAAAAGGAAATACAATAATGGATTTGCTGAGAATGACTCCACTTCTAAAAGTTACCGACAATGCAATTAGTATTATAGGTAAAAGTAATGTCAGAGTTATGTTTAACGGTAAGATATCTTATTTGGATAATAGTGACATCATTCAATATTTAAAATCGTTGCAATCAGATGATGTAATTAGTATAGAGGTTATAACAACTCCGCCTGCAAAATATGAAGCTGGTGGTAATGGCGGTATGATTAATATTATTACAAGAAACAGAAAAGATATTGGACTTGATGGTAATGTAGGAGTTTCATATACACAGAGATCTTACGCAGGAATAAGTTCTAATGCTTCAGTAAACTATCGGTCTGCTAAGTCTTTCTTGTCTTTTAAGGTACGCCAAAGTAAGAGTCAAGGAACTGTTGATGAGGCTTATCAGATTTTGCAAGACAGAAGCGGTCAGAACAGTGTCACATCAAGAAAGGATACTTATGACAATATAGGTGGAAATATGACGTTTGAACATCAAATAACTCCATTGGCTACAATAGGTTTAGTTTATGATTTTAATCGTGGTGATGATAATTTGGATATTCGTAATAAATATAACTACTACAGTAATAGTAAACTTGATTCATTATTGAATACTTCTTCTACCCAGATAGGAAAAACAATATCACATACTCTTAATCTCTATTACGATTTGAAGCTTGACAGTTTGGGTAAGAAACTGGGGATAGCAGCTAACTATATGAGTCACACACCCGATAAAGAGGTTAACTTTACAACTTTAAATGAGCAGACTAACAACAAGTATATTGTAAGGGAACCAAACAATATAAGATACTCAATTTATACAGGAGAGGCAAATCTTGAATTGCCATTTAAATCATTTAAGTTGGAAACAGGAGCTAAATACAGTCGCGTTATAAATAAGTCAGATATGCAATATTATAATTTGAATGATAAAGAGTATGTTGCTGACATAAAACGTTGTAACATATTTAATTATCGAGAACAGACTTTAGCTGGCTATATAAGTGCTTATAAATCTTTAGGTGCCTATTTTTCAGTTCAGGCTGGCTTACGTTATGAGCATACTTTCGTGAAAGGTGTAACTCCAAATAATAGTTCTCAGGATGTAAAAACAAATTATGGCCATATATTTCCTACGTTATATTTTACATATAAGCCAAGTGAACTAATTGATATCCATCTAAATTATGCGAGAAGAATTAACAGACCTTACTTTAGAGCATTGAATCCTTTTAAATGGTATACTAATCCAAATAATGTGGATCAAGGTAATCCTGCTCTGCGTCCTTCTTTTGTGGATAATATAGAGTTGGCATACGTTTTTAAAAATAATTTGTCGGTAACGGCTTACTTTCAAAAAGAGAATGATGCCTATGGACAGTCTCTGAATATTTCAGATGATAAGACTACTTATAGTACTTACGAGAATATATATAATAACAGACAGTTAGGTCTAAACGTAAGCTATTCTCTAAACCCTTTTGAATGGTGGAATATATCTTTAGCAGGTAACTATATTTACAATAAATCAAAGATAAAGAAGGCTGACTACATACCACAGAATGGAGGGTCTTTTGATTATAAATGCTGTAATACGATTTCATTTGGGAAAGATCGCAGATTCCAATTTTTCTTGAACTATTCTCAAAATCTAGCTTACAAAGTAGGTACAACTTATGATAAAAGCTACGCTGATTGTAGTGCTGGCTTGAAATACTCTTTAATGCATAATAACCTTGTTATAAATCTGTATGCTAACGATTTGTTTAAGCAGGATCTTGTTAAGCGAGAAAAGTTTGCAATAACGAATACTCAAATATATCATAATTATTATGACAGTAGATATCTACGTCTAAGTGCAGTTTATTCATGGGGAAAGACAAAGGTAAAATATCAGAAAAAGAACGTTTCGTTTAATGAACGGAATAGATTATAG
- the metG gene encoding methionine--tRNA ligase, which translates to MEENKFKRTTVTAALPYANGGVHIGHLAGVYVPADIYVRYLRLKKQDVVFIGGSDEHGVPITLRAKKEGITPQDVCDRYHKMIKDSFKEFGISFDIYSRTTSDTHNKLASDFFKKLYEDGKLVEKESEQYYDEEAHQFLADRYIMGECPHCHNLNAYGDQCEKCGSDLSPMELINPHSTISGSKPVIKKTKNWFLPLNEYQGWLKKWILEGHKEWRPNVYGQCKSWLDMDLQPRAMTRDLDWGIPVPVEGADGKVLYVWFDAPIGYISNTKELCDNEPEKFGNWEKWWKDPETRLVHFIGKDNIVFHCIIFPTMLKAYGDYILPDNVPANEFLNLEDDKISTSRNWAVWLHEYLHDLPGKQDVLRYVLTANAPETKDNNFTWKDFQERNNSELVAIYGNFVNRALQLTKKYWDGVVPACGELQDVDRAAFEEFKDVKDKMESYLNVFKFREAQKEAMTLARIGNKYITECEPWKVWKTDPKRVETILNISLQLVANLAIAFEPFLPFSSDKLRKLINMESFDWAQLGSTDLLKAGHQLAEPELLFEKLEDDVIQKQLDKLAETKKANEAATYKSEPIKENADFSEWEKLDIRVGHIKDCEKVKKSSKLLKFTIDDGSGTDRTICSGIAKFYSPEDLIGKDVLFIANLAPRKLMGIESQGMILSAENFDGDLSVTTILKNVKPGSKIC; encoded by the coding sequence ATGGAAGAAAATAAATTTAAGCGTACCACCGTCACAGCGGCTTTGCCGTATGCAAATGGTGGTGTACATATCGGTCATCTGGCTGGAGTTTATGTTCCTGCCGACATCTATGTCCGCTACCTCAGATTGAAGAAGCAGGATGTGGTATTTATAGGCGGTAGTGACGAGCATGGAGTTCCTATCACTTTAAGGGCAAAGAAAGAAGGCATAACACCACAGGATGTTTGTGACCGCTATCACAAGATGATAAAAGATTCTTTCAAGGAATTTGGTATCAGTTTTGATATTTACAGTCGTACTACTAGCGATACTCATAATAAATTGGCAAGCGACTTCTTCAAGAAACTTTACGAAGACGGCAAACTTGTTGAAAAGGAAAGCGAACAATATTATGATGAAGAAGCTCATCAATTCCTTGCAGATAGATATATTATGGGCGAATGCCCACACTGCCATAATTTAAATGCTTATGGCGATCAGTGCGAAAAGTGTGGTAGCGACCTTAGTCCTATGGAACTTATTAATCCACATTCAACAATATCTGGTTCAAAGCCAGTAATAAAGAAGACAAAAAACTGGTTCCTCCCTCTTAATGAGTATCAGGGCTGGCTAAAGAAATGGATTCTTGAAGGACACAAGGAATGGCGTCCAAATGTTTACGGACAGTGCAAAAGCTGGTTGGATATGGATTTACAGCCACGCGCCATGACACGTGACCTTGATTGGGGAATACCTGTTCCTGTAGAAGGTGCAGATGGAAAAGTGCTTTATGTATGGTTTGATGCTCCTATCGGTTACATCAGTAATACAAAGGAACTTTGCGACAATGAGCCAGAGAAGTTTGGCAACTGGGAAAAGTGGTGGAAAGATCCAGAGACACGTCTAGTACATTTTATCGGAAAGGACAATATCGTATTCCACTGCATTATTTTTCCAACAATGCTAAAGGCTTACGGCGATTATATACTTCCAGATAACGTTCCTGCAAACGAATTCCTCAATCTTGAAGACGACAAGATTTCAACAAGTCGCAACTGGGCTGTATGGTTGCATGAATATTTGCATGACCTTCCTGGCAAACAGGATGTTTTGCGTTATGTTCTCACAGCCAATGCTCCAGAGACAAAAGACAACAACTTCACATGGAAAGACTTCCAGGAGCGCAATAACTCTGAACTTGTTGCTATATATGGTAATTTCGTCAACCGTGCACTTCAGCTAACAAAGAAATATTGGGATGGTGTTGTACCTGCCTGTGGCGAACTACAGGATGTTGACCGTGCTGCGTTTGAGGAATTTAAAGATGTGAAGGATAAGATGGAGTCTTATCTTAATGTATTCAAGTTCCGTGAGGCTCAAAAAGAGGCTATGACTCTTGCTCGTATCGGTAATAAATATATCACCGAATGTGAACCATGGAAGGTTTGGAAAACAGATCCTAAGCGCGTAGAGACAATCCTCAACATATCATTACAGCTTGTTGCCAATCTGGCTATTGCTTTTGAACCGTTCCTACCATTCTCTTCTGATAAGCTACGTAAGCTAATCAATATGGAGAGTTTCGATTGGGCACAGCTAGGAAGCACTGATTTGCTCAAAGCAGGACATCAGCTTGCAGAACCAGAACTGTTGTTTGAGAAACTTGAGGACGATGTTATACAGAAGCAGCTAGACAAATTGGCTGAGACAAAGAAAGCCAATGAAGCTGCAACATATAAGTCTGAACCTATAAAGGAGAATGCTGATTTCAGCGAATGGGAGAAACTAGATATCCGTGTAGGTCATATCAAAGACTGTGAGAAAGTAAAGAAGAGCAGCAAACTGCTTAAATTCACTATTGACGATGGTAGTGGTACCGACCGCACGATATGTTCTGGTATAGCAAAGTTCTACAGCCCAGAAGACCTTATAGGCAAAGACGTACTCTTTATTGCTAACCTTGCCCCTCGCAAGCTAATGGGCATAGAGAGTCAAGGCATGATATTAAGTGCCGAAAACTTCGACGGTGACCTCAGCGTAACAACTATTTTGAAGAATGTAAAGCCAGGAAGCAAGATTTGCTAA
- a CDS encoding peptidase domain-containing ABC transporter, with the protein MKSFLWIKQNDSMQCGAACLAMICRFYGSNLKFTEVAKVCISTITGISLGGIEKAAEQIGFFANSYKSTIENLLKIDHPCILHWNQNHFVVLYKVKKGNIFYIADPGKGLIKYNLVEFKQHWISTQSDGQEKGIAMFLEPTSAFYEKQPERRPMEERSFKFLFDYIKKYRRYFGQIVLGLIVGSLLQLVLPFLTQSIVDVGIKNQDIGFIWLVLLGQLMLTVSRTVIDFIRRWLLLHISMRINISLVSDFFIKLLKLPMSFFDTKLMGDLMQRMNDHSRVNTFMTQQTLNIMFSMLTFVVFTIVLFFYNKLVFSIFLIGSVVYGIWMTLFLRRRKVLDYELFEQQAINNNKTYEFITSMQEIKLQDCEQRRRWEWEDVQADLFGVQMKSLKLQQTQEAGSIFINEIKNIVITVVAATAVIHSQMTLGMMLAVQYIIGQLNSPVEQLMSFFYSIQDVKISLERINEIHCVDDENGKVGLQTSLQDQEKGIDIENVMFKYDPHAIKKTLDNVNIHIPKGKVTAIVGASGSGKTTLVRLMLGYYPVLGGHITVGGTDINQLNKKWWRRQCGVVMQDGVIFSESIARNIAVDDADIDKDRLLKAAEIACIKDYIMGLPLKFNTKIGRDGVGLSQGQKQRILIARAVYKNPDYIFLDEATNSLDASNEKAIVENLDKFYAGRTVVIVAHRLSTVRNADRIIAINNGMVAEAGSHDELIAKRGVYYNLVKNQLELGN; encoded by the coding sequence ATGAAGTCTTTTTTATGGATTAAGCAAAATGATTCTATGCAGTGCGGGGCTGCCTGTTTAGCCATGATTTGTCGCTTCTACGGAAGTAATTTAAAGTTTACTGAAGTAGCCAAAGTATGTATTTCTACAATTACAGGTATCTCACTTGGTGGTATTGAGAAAGCAGCAGAACAAATCGGCTTTTTTGCAAACTCATACAAATCAACTATAGAAAATTTATTAAAGATAGACCATCCTTGCATTCTCCATTGGAACCAAAATCACTTTGTGGTATTGTATAAAGTTAAGAAAGGGAATATTTTTTATATCGCAGACCCTGGTAAAGGATTGATTAAGTATAATCTTGTAGAATTTAAGCAGCATTGGATTAGTACGCAGTCGGATGGTCAAGAAAAGGGTATAGCGATGTTTCTTGAACCCACTTCTGCGTTTTATGAGAAACAACCAGAGAGAAGGCCAATGGAGGAAAGGTCATTTAAATTTCTTTTTGACTATATCAAAAAGTACCGCCGTTATTTTGGGCAGATTGTGTTGGGACTTATTGTTGGCAGTCTGCTGCAACTCGTGCTTCCGTTCCTGACACAAAGTATTGTAGATGTTGGTATAAAGAATCAGGATATAGGTTTTATATGGCTTGTGCTTTTGGGACAGCTTATGCTTACAGTAAGTCGTACGGTTATTGATTTTATCCGCCGCTGGTTGCTACTTCATATCAGTATGAGGATAAATATATCACTGGTAAGTGATTTCTTCATTAAACTACTCAAGCTCCCGATGTCGTTCTTTGACACAAAACTGATGGGTGATCTCATGCAGAGAATGAACGATCACAGCCGTGTGAATACGTTTATGACGCAGCAGACACTGAACATTATGTTCTCAATGCTCACATTCGTGGTGTTCACTATCGTACTGTTCTTTTATAACAAGTTGGTCTTCTCAATATTTCTTATAGGTAGTGTCGTTTATGGAATTTGGATGACACTGTTCCTGAGGCGTAGGAAGGTGCTGGACTATGAGCTTTTTGAGCAGCAGGCTATAAATAATAACAAGACTTACGAGTTTATAACATCCATGCAAGAAATAAAGCTGCAGGACTGCGAACAACGCAGACGCTGGGAATGGGAGGACGTGCAGGCTGATCTGTTCGGCGTGCAGATGAAGAGTCTGAAACTGCAGCAGACGCAAGAGGCGGGCAGCATATTTATAAACGAGATTAAGAACATCGTGATTACTGTAGTTGCCGCAACAGCCGTGATCCACAGTCAGATGACCCTTGGTATGATGCTTGCCGTGCAATATATAATTGGGCAGTTAAACAGTCCTGTAGAACAGCTCATGAGCTTTTTCTATTCAATACAGGACGTAAAGATAAGTCTTGAACGCATAAATGAGATCCATTGCGTGGATGATGAGAACGGAAAAGTAGGGCTACAGACATCTCTACAAGACCAAGAAAAAGGGATTGATATTGAAAACGTGATGTTCAAGTATGATCCGCATGCGATCAAAAAGACACTGGACAATGTCAATATACATATACCAAAGGGTAAGGTTACTGCGATAGTAGGTGCCTCTGGTAGTGGGAAGACAACCCTTGTTCGTTTAATGCTTGGATATTATCCCGTGCTTGGCGGGCATATCACAGTAGGAGGTACGGATATTAACCAACTTAACAAGAAGTGGTGGCGCAGACAATGTGGAGTTGTGATGCAGGACGGTGTAATATTCTCTGAGTCAATAGCGCGCAACATTGCAGTGGATGACGCGGACATTGATAAGGACAGATTGCTGAAGGCTGCTGAAATAGCTTGCATAAAAGATTATATTATGGGACTTCCACTGAAGTTCAACACCAAGATTGGGCGTGATGGGGTTGGATTGAGTCAGGGACAAAAGCAGAGAATACTTATAGCTAGAGCTGTTTATAAAAATCCTGACTATATATTTCTTGATGAGGCAACAAACTCGCTTGATGCAAGCAACGAGAAGGCTATTGTGGAGAATCTTGATAAGTTTTATGCCGGACGCACTGTGGTAATTGTGGCTCACAGGCTGAGCACGGTGAGAAATGCCGACCGAATAATAGCTATAAACAACGGTATGGTTGCAGAGGCAGGAAGTCATGATGAACTGATTGCGAAGCGTGGAGTTTACTACAATCTAGTGAAGAACCAACTGGAACTGGGAAACTAG
- a CDS encoding YifB family Mg chelatase-like AAA ATPase produces the protein MLVKTYCAAVNGLEVTTITIEVSMNPGVMYHLTGLGDKAVMEGRDRIAAAMQYCGYKFPKADITVNMAPADLKKEGSGFDLPLAIALLAAHGNIESDKLGSYMLVGELGLDGKLQPVKGALPIAIKARAEQFKGLIVPKDNVKEAAVVNNLDVYGMENLLDVVKFLTGMEEYNPTVIDTRKEFYEQQYNFDFDFSDVRGQENVKRALEVAAAGGHNLIMVGPPGSGKSMMAKRLPSILPPLSLSESLETTQIHSIAGKLGCNTSLISQRPFRSPHHTISEVALVGGGTNPMPGEISLAHNGVLFCDELPEFNKHTLEVLRQPLEDREITISRAKYNIEYPCSFMFVASMNPCPCGYYGDPTHHCVCTPGQIQRYMNKISGPLLDRIDIQCEITPVPFKDISKATPGEPSKDIRERVITARAIQTERFKDYVGIHSNAQMTERMIHQYAEPDEEGITMLRMAMERLSLSARAYSRILKVARTIADLANSDCVKVEHLAEAISYRQLDRGDWAER, from the coding sequence GCGGTTATGGAAGGACGTGACAGAATTGCAGCCGCAATGCAATATTGTGGATATAAATTCCCAAAAGCAGATATAACCGTAAACATGGCACCTGCAGATTTAAAAAAGGAAGGAAGTGGATTTGATCTACCGCTCGCTATAGCCCTTTTAGCAGCCCATGGAAATATAGAATCCGACAAACTGGGTAGCTATATGCTTGTAGGAGAATTGGGACTTGATGGCAAATTGCAACCTGTAAAAGGTGCACTTCCTATCGCTATAAAAGCAAGAGCCGAACAATTCAAAGGTCTTATAGTACCCAAAGACAATGTAAAAGAGGCTGCCGTAGTAAACAATCTTGATGTTTACGGAATGGAAAACTTGCTTGATGTTGTGAAATTCCTTACAGGGATGGAAGAATATAATCCAACAGTTATTGATACCAGAAAGGAATTTTACGAACAGCAATACAACTTTGATTTTGATTTTAGCGACGTACGTGGACAGGAAAATGTGAAGCGCGCCTTAGAAGTCGCTGCTGCCGGCGGTCACAATCTTATTATGGTTGGTCCTCCAGGAAGCGGCAAGTCTATGATGGCAAAACGATTACCGTCAATACTTCCACCATTATCTCTTTCAGAGAGTCTTGAAACAACGCAGATTCATAGCATTGCCGGAAAACTTGGATGTAATACATCACTAATAAGTCAGCGACCTTTTCGCTCTCCTCATCACACGATTTCAGAAGTAGCCCTTGTAGGCGGCGGCACAAATCCTATGCCTGGTGAAATTTCACTAGCCCACAACGGAGTGTTGTTTTGCGATGAGTTGCCTGAATTCAATAAGCATACTTTGGAAGTACTAAGACAACCATTAGAAGATCGAGAAATCACTATTAGCAGAGCAAAATACAACATAGAATATCCATGTTCTTTCATGTTTGTAGCAAGCATGAATCCATGTCCATGTGGCTACTATGGCGACCCAACTCACCATTGCGTATGTACACCTGGGCAAATCCAACGATATATGAATAAAATTAGCGGTCCACTACTTGACCGCATCGATATACAGTGTGAGATTACTCCTGTGCCTTTTAAGGATATAAGCAAGGCTACACCTGGAGAACCAAGTAAAGATATCCGTGAACGTGTTATTACTGCAAGAGCTATACAGACAGAGCGATTCAAGGATTACGTTGGCATACACAGCAATGCACAGATGACCGAACGTATGATTCATCAATATGCAGAACCAGACGAAGAGGGAATAACCATGCTTCGCATGGCTATGGAGAGACTAAGCCTAAGCGCTAGAGCTTACAGCCGTATTCTTAAGGTCGCACGTACCATTGCCGACTTGGCAAACAGCGATTGCGTAAAAGTAGAGCATCTTGCCGAGGCTATAAGCTATCGCCAACTCGATCGTGGCGACTGGGCAGAGAGATAA